The genomic window TATATTATCAAATGGAATTTTCAGGATATCGGCAAAAAGGTAAGAGGTCTCTTTTTTGGCATTGAGGATAATAGCGGTTTTTTCACCATTTTTAAGCTTTTCTATGAGTATATTTGCTATTTCACCCTTGTCATCACCATAAGATGGAGCTATATAACCTCCCTGTGCCATTCCACGGGTTTTTTCGATTTCTGTTGCTAATTTAAGCATTTTTGACTGTCTTTCACATTCTGCAACTGGTATGATGCCGTCTTTACTTGCAGCTTCCAGTACTGCTATGGCCCCTTCGGTATTGTCTCCTTCACTTAATCCACCATGGGATTCTACAGCAATTACTGTTGCATTTATATTTGCACTTTGGATTGCTTCTTTCAAGTCTTCTCCGATTATCATACTTGCACAGGTTCCAACGATCCCCACAAGTTTTGGAGAAAACATTGACTCCACTTCTTTTAACGTTTCTTCCAGTTTATCTGAAGCTCCAAAAATAAAGTCATTTTCAGACATTGCAGTAGTTACAACTCTCACTCCGTCATTTTCAAGGAGCCTTCCTGTTCTAAAACAGCAGCCGTGAGGGCCGTGAAGTATAATAACATCAGCATTCATGTCTCTTAATGTGTATAATGATGCAGCAATTGGACTTGGTCTTGGATGCAATTTTTCACCTCTAAAGTAACTGATTTCGTTGAATATGTATTTTAGTAGTTTTATCAATTTAAATAAGCTTAATCTTGTTTTATTTTATGTTAAAATATTAAATCAGCTAATATTTTTCACACAATGTTTTTTCTTTTAAGCCTATATTAACTCTGGTAAATATAAGATTTAAGGTGAGGAGCTGTATAATAATTATATATGTTTAATTAATATTTTAATAAATTGAAGTCTTGAATTGAGATTTAGATGGATGTAATGCTGTGGGGGCATGGTCAGTATAAGCTCTAAATTATTAGTGCTGGTTACGATGGCGGTACTATTATGCTCGGTAATAGTTAACCAGCAATATGCTATGGATAATAAGCAGAATATAGAGATCAAAACTCCTCAAACTTTAGAAACTCAAGTCTTAGGCAGTACTGGTAAAGGGACGGTAACTAAAACTGGTCCCTATGGAAATCCAAATTCAACTCGAAAAATTGCTATTATAGTGGGGGTACACCCTCTTGAAGCAAATGCACATAGAGCTATAATAGAATCTATTTTAAACAATTCTAAATCTCTTAAGAACTCATATTATATTTACAGTATTGATGTTACTGAAAATACTGATGATTATAAGAATGGACGGATAAATGGCCAGCAGCTGGCCAATAAATATGTGGTTTCAGATATAAAGAAAAATCATTTTGAACTGGTAATAGATGTGCATTCCAATAGGGGTAAAGATACTGGTTATAAAGAAAATAGGTTTTTATCAGTACCGGCAAAATCTAATAAGTCTAAATCAATCGCGTCTAAGATTATAAAAGAGATATCATGGCTTGTTTATTATATACCTCCAAATGGAAAAGATCCTAAAAGTCCTAAATATGTAACAGTTCCTTTAATTAATTCTAAAATACCTTCAATTGTATATGAAACATATATGTATGAACCATATGGAACTACGCTGGCACATGCAAATGAATTTATTAAGACTGTAGATAGTATAAAATTAAAGTAACATGTTCAAAGTGGATTTATATAAAGCTTTTTTTAACTTTAAAATACATCTATGATATGAATTAGTTAAATAATTAAACATTAGATCTATGGTTAACAGAATGATAATCCAAAACATAATCACGGGAAAATTCGTAGAAAGGCCAAATAGGTTCACTGTGACATTTCAACTCGGAAACAAATTAGAAAATGCTCATTTGAGGGATCCTGGAAGACTTAAAGAACTTTTAACTCCTGATGCTGATTTGCTTTTAAGACGCGCATTGAAATTGGGGAATAGAAAGACAAAGTACGATGTGATAGGAGTTTTAAAAGGTGATCTGTGGATATTGATAAATTCTGGTTTTCACAGTGACATTGCAGTTGATTTAATAGATTCTCAGATAATAGATGAATTTAAGGGCTATTCTGTTTTGAAAAGGGAATATACTTACGGTAAAAGCAGAATTGATTTTCTTTTAACTGATAATAATGAAGAAAAAATGCTTGTTGAAGTTAAAGGCTGTACTCTAGTTGAAGATGGTCTGGCGTTATTTCCTGATGCACCGACTTTAAGGGGTAAAAAACATGTTGAAGAACTCATATCTGCTAAGAGTGAAGGTTTGAATGCATCAATTCTTTTCCTTATATTGTGTGAAGATGCGGTAGAATTTTCGCCAAACTTTAAGATGGATCCTGAGTTTTCAGCATCATTAGAAATGGCTTATAAAAATGGAGTTAATGCAGTTGCTTATTCATTTAAAAATAATTTAAAAAAAGAAAGTTTGGAAATAACTCCTTTGAAGAGAGTTAAAATAAGTTTTAAAAATTATCACTGATTTTTCAATTTTTCAAACTCTTCTGGTTTTCCAATTCCAAGTATTACGTCTCCAGCATGTATTACATAGTCTCTTGGTGGATCTATGGTTAAATCACCTTTTTTCCCAACACCAACCAGTACAACCCCTGTTTTTTCGTGTATATCTGCTTCACGTACTGTTTTACCGTTGAAATAACTTTTTTCAGCCACTTCTACCTCTTTCATTTCCCTGTTTTTGTGTTCTGCCAGGACTTCCTGGACAAACATGGCTTCATATCCATCGTCGATACTCTTTTGCATAAGCCTTCCTGAAATTACAAATGGGGATATAACTTGATTTGCCCCTGCAAGCTGTATTTGCTCTATGTTTTCATAACGCTGAACTTCTGCAATTATTCTAACATCTTGATCTAATTTACGAATGCTTAGTATACAGTGTATCGTTTGAGAATCAGATTCCATATCTACAATTATGGCCTTAGCTCCGACTACGTTGGCTTTTTCAAGGTCTTTGACGCGTGTAGGGTCTCCATGTACAAATGAAGCTCCATTTTTCAGTGCTTTTTTCTTCACCTCTTCATTTTCGTCAACTACAAAAACTGCATTATCTTTTCCAATTTCTTTGATACATTCTGCTGTACTTTCAGTCCACCCGCATATTACAACATGCTGTGATTTTTTCACTTTAATCAGCCCCATTAACTTCATCTGCTGTCTTTCAAACAGGAATTCCAAAATCTCTCCAACTGCAATTGCAAAACTTCCAATACCCAGTACTATAAGTGAGATAGCGAAATACATGCCTAAAGGAGTTTTAGGACTGTAATCACCGTATCCTACAGTTCCTATGGTAACAAAAGTCCAGTATAATGATACAGTCCATGTTTGATTTTCTATCAGGTGGAATCCAATTACTCCGTAGGCAATCACTATAAATATCCATATTAGAATACGGGTCATACGTAGTTTGATTAAATTAGGGAGGTGTTTCCTTAATATTTCTATTATCACTACCATTTAAATTACCTTAAAACTATGGATTTATAAGTTACTTCCTGAGGAAGAAG from Methanobacterium veterum includes these protein-coding regions:
- the cfbD gene encoding Ni-sirohydrochlorin a,c-diamide reductive cyclase catalytic subunit, with amino-acid sequence MHPRPSPIAASLYTLRDMNADVIILHGPHGCCFRTGRLLENDGVRVVTTAMSENDFIFGASDKLEETLKEVESMFSPKLVGIVGTCASMIIGEDLKEAIQSANINATVIAVESHGGLSEGDNTEGAIAVLEAASKDGIIPVAECERQSKMLKLATEIEKTRGMAQGGYIAPSYGDDKGEIANILIEKLKNGEKTAIILNAKKETSYLFADILKIPFDNINPENKPIIIANLDENIGLPRIRHHAANIKKELQKIGLSIDIITGGLDEYPVTGEEAAKALKDKNIDFVIVAGVPHAVPIETIDADTLAITDGPRLVEPLKKIGYKYVVTELDAHAKTLGTDKIVQSDFGEVLREILS
- the sfsA gene encoding DNA/RNA nuclease SfsA, producing MIIQNIITGKFVERPNRFTVTFQLGNKLENAHLRDPGRLKELLTPDADLLLRRALKLGNRKTKYDVIGVLKGDLWILINSGFHSDIAVDLIDSQIIDEFKGYSVLKREYTYGKSRIDFLLTDNNEEKMLVEVKGCTLVEDGLALFPDAPTLRGKKHVEELISAKSEGLNASILFLILCEDAVEFSPNFKMDPEFSASLEMAYKNGVNAVAYSFKNNLKKESLEITPLKRVKISFKNYH
- a CDS encoding potassium channel family protein, whose protein sequence is MVVIIEILRKHLPNLIKLRMTRILIWIFIVIAYGVIGFHLIENQTWTVSLYWTFVTIGTVGYGDYSPKTPLGMYFAISLIVLGIGSFAIAVGEILEFLFERQQMKLMGLIKVKKSQHVVICGWTESTAECIKEIGKDNAVFVVDENEEVKKKALKNGASFVHGDPTRVKDLEKANVVGAKAIIVDMESDSQTIHCILSIRKLDQDVRIIAEVQRYENIEQIQLAGANQVISPFVISGRLMQKSIDDGYEAMFVQEVLAEHKNREMKEVEVAEKSYFNGKTVREADIHEKTGVVLVGVGKKGDLTIDPPRDYVIHAGDVILGIGKPEEFEKLKNQ